From the genome of Pelosinus fermentans DSM 17108:
ATCTATCTATTTTGTTTCCCTGTTTCATCACACACATTCTTCCATTAGAAGCAGCTGCAAAGAGTTCATTGCTTCAGACTCATCTTCACCATCAATGATAATTGTTATCTTCTCACCTTGCACAGCGCCCATACTTAAGACGGAAATCATGCTTTTTGCACTATACGTCTTGTTGTCTTTTATTACATCAATTTTTGCTTTGAATTTTGACGCTTGATTAACAAATTTCATTGCCGGCCTGGCGTGCAAACCTTCCGCACTTTGAATGATCATATCGACTTGTTTCATATATTCCTCCTAAACGCAATTCCTTAAGATGTCATAAATTTGCCCCGCAGTCTGGCTTCCCCTGATTTTATCTTTTACGATAACGTCGTCTAACAATAAAGCAAATTTCGCATAAAAGTTCTTGATCATTTTTTTATTGAT
Proteins encoded in this window:
- a CDS encoding HPr family phosphocarrier protein, with the protein product MKQVDMIIQSAEGLHARPAMKFVNQASKFKAKIDVIKDNKTYSAKSMISVLSMGAVQGEKITIIIDGEDESEAMNSLQLLLMEECV